The following are encoded together in the Nitrospira sp. genome:
- a CDS encoding DUF3703 domain-containing protein — MHPELRRAYDAEMTTAARLYDTGDLQLAFSHLERAHILGQSFSIAHARTHWWMLKVGLRNRDVVEIMGQIPRILGALFFSRIWVPIGNTGGARVPPFTPMPIPHELQALLDHYGRKAKK, encoded by the coding sequence ATGCACCCTGAACTCCGACGAGCCTATGATGCAGAAATGACCACGGCAGCCAGGCTGTATGATACCGGCGATCTCCAACTTGCGTTTTCCCACCTTGAGCGTGCACATATCTTGGGACAATCGTTTTCGATTGCTCATGCGCGAACGCACTGGTGGATGCTGAAGGTTGGTTTGCGGAATCGAGATGTTGTGGAGATTATGGGCCAGATCCCACGAATTCTGGGAGCCTTGTTCTTTTCAAGAATCTGGGTTCCAATCGGCAACACTGGAGGCGCTCGAGTACCTCCTTTCACGCCGATGCCCATCCCACATGAACTTCAAGCACTCCTTGATCATTATGGACGTAAGGCCAAGAAATAA
- a CDS encoding filamentous hemagglutinin N-terminal domain-containing protein, protein MSLRSISNVHGSWLIRLPLRPDGAPIFPLTRKLRDHAPVTRLYFFQKLSLRVALVIILPYLTGVSGNASAEIPITPSGLNTHISSPVSVGGKTQYDITGGTRTGANLFHSFGNFDVPGNTIANFRNDSLLQTDNILGRVTGNHISDIFGTIKTTDFGNAHLFLMNPAGFLFGPNASLNVSGAVTFTSADYLKFEDGRRFSAAPNPVTDVLLTTSPVASFGFLGSHPGAITVQGSQLEVRDGTGISLVGGNITIESTVENGAVHSAQLRAPNGNIQLASTASPGEFDITLESLPNVDQASFTSFGSVVLAPNSTVNVSGTNIVSIRGGQFVLSVNDTVLSTANSAGASNSILLSPNSSISSTAGVKPGSDIHIEASSVNLNGARIATLSDGPANAGNIVIKAIQQLTATDSFLNADALGETGNGGNIWLKAPTIQIKGGILGTSTVGTGDAGNILLEGRQIQLLASPIEAAQGVDLFTTTTGSGHGGAVIVRGLNGPSSYADEVTISGTSRLHTLTGSDGSPGDISIDAVRFTLTDNATMNADTNGSSAAGTITITATDHATISGPSTTMSSSTDLEGTGNAGTITVTAPNITIENGGRIFTDTSGNGTGGNIDIVATQSVTLGNKANVSANSTGTGNAGNVHINAGQSFLASNSSVTTQARASSGGTIKVETTPNGTVHLTDSIISASVSDGPGGGGNVSIDPQIVILQNSKILAKADDGRGGRISIVAGLFLPDANSTINADSGSGVNGTVTIQSPTSNLSSTVGQLVSKTSPSQVLLHSRCAALADGEHSTFILAGRKTLPSEPGGWLLSPIDIAIPRLRTSTLTKTGSPLRTIPSTEKSQLLSLRQIVPPGFLTHMFAVESNSGCAS, encoded by the coding sequence ATGAGTCTGCGTTCCATTTCTAACGTACACGGTTCGTGGTTAATAAGACTACCGTTGCGACCGGATGGCGCTCCAATATTTCCCCTGACGCGAAAATTGAGAGATCATGCTCCAGTGACTCGTTTGTACTTCTTCCAAAAATTGAGCCTCCGCGTTGCACTGGTGATTATACTGCCATACCTAACAGGCGTGTCAGGCAATGCATCCGCAGAGATCCCCATTACGCCCTCTGGTTTGAACACGCACATCAGTAGTCCAGTCTCGGTGGGTGGGAAAACGCAATACGACATTACGGGTGGAACCAGAACAGGAGCAAACCTGTTTCACAGTTTTGGGAACTTTGATGTCCCTGGCAATACCATCGCAAACTTTCGTAACGACTCCTTACTCCAAACAGACAATATCTTGGGGCGCGTTACCGGCAATCATATTTCGGACATCTTCGGGACCATCAAGACCACCGATTTCGGGAATGCCCATCTGTTTCTCATGAACCCAGCCGGATTTTTGTTTGGACCAAATGCAAGCCTCAATGTGAGCGGTGCCGTCACATTCACCTCGGCAGACTATCTAAAGTTTGAAGATGGCAGGCGATTCAGTGCAGCACCTAACCCAGTCACCGATGTTTTATTAACTACCTCCCCTGTTGCTTCGTTTGGGTTTTTAGGCTCACATCCTGGTGCGATCACGGTTCAGGGAAGCCAACTTGAGGTGAGAGATGGAACAGGCATCTCACTGGTTGGTGGGAATATTACCATCGAATCCACGGTGGAGAATGGGGCAGTCCACTCTGCACAACTCCGTGCACCAAACGGAAACATTCAGTTGGCTAGTACAGCATCTCCGGGAGAATTCGATATAACGCTTGAGTCTCTACCGAACGTGGATCAGGCCTCCTTTACCTCGTTCGGTTCCGTCGTCCTTGCGCCGAACTCAACCGTCAACGTCAGTGGCACAAACATCGTTTCGATCCGAGGAGGTCAATTCGTCCTAAGCGTAAATGATACAGTCCTCAGCACTGCCAATAGTGCGGGAGCGTCAAATTCGATTTTACTGAGCCCAAATAGTTCCATTTCTTCAACTGCTGGGGTAAAGCCAGGCAGTGACATTCATATCGAGGCCAGCTCAGTAAACTTGAATGGTGCACGCATTGCCACCTTGAGTGATGGTCCGGCAAATGCCGGCAACATAGTCATCAAAGCAATCCAACAACTGACGGCAACTGACTCTTTCTTGAATGCCGACGCCCTAGGAGAGACAGGGAACGGAGGAAACATTTGGCTTAAGGCCCCAACCATCCAAATCAAAGGTGGCATTCTCGGCACAAGCACTGTTGGGACAGGTGATGCTGGGAACATTCTTCTAGAAGGTCGGCAAATCCAACTGCTGGCGAGCCCGATCGAAGCAGCTCAAGGAGTGGATCTTTTCACCACAACGACAGGCTCCGGCCATGGCGGCGCAGTTATTGTACGCGGGCTAAATGGACCATCAAGCTATGCAGATGAAGTGACCATCTCCGGGACCAGCAGACTTCACACTCTGACAGGATCCGACGGATCTCCTGGAGATATCTCCATTGATGCTGTTCGGTTTACCTTGACTGACAACGCCACCATGAATGCCGACACGAATGGCTCCTCAGCAGCCGGTACAATCACCATCACCGCAACGGATCACGCAACCATTTCAGGCCCATCAACCACCATGAGTAGCAGCACCGATCTTGAAGGGACAGGCAACGCCGGAACAATTACTGTGACCGCACCGAACATTACCATTGAAAACGGTGGCCGCATCTTTACTGATACATCGGGAAACGGAACAGGAGGCAATATCGATATCGTAGCTACACAATCAGTCACCTTGGGCAATAAGGCTAACGTCTCAGCAAACAGCACCGGAACCGGAAATGCTGGCAATGTTCACATCAATGCCGGCCAAAGCTTTCTCGCCTCCAATAGTTCAGTCACAACGCAAGCCAGGGCTTCCAGCGGTGGAACTATTAAAGTTGAGACAACTCCTAATGGCACAGTGCACTTGACAGATAGCATAATTAGCGCCTCAGTTAGCGACGGGCCGGGAGGTGGTGGGAATGTGTCGATCGACCCGCAAATCGTGATCCTCCAGAATAGCAAAATTTTGGCTAAGGCTGATGACGGCAGGGGTGGAAGAATTAGCATTGTTGCAGGATTGTTCCTGCCGGATGCCAACAGCACCATCAATGCAGATTCAGGATCCGGTGTGAATGGAACCGTGACCATTCAATCACCGACGTCGAATCTGAGTAGCACGGTCGGTCAACTTGTGTCAAAAACCAGCCCATCTCAGGTGCTTTTGCACAGCCGCTGCGCCGCCTTAGCTGACGGAGAGCACAGCACGTTTATTCTTGCCGGGCGCAAGACACTCCCGTCCGAACCAGGCGGTTGGCTCTTAAGCCCGATAGATATAGCGATTCCTAGATTACGCACTAGCACCTTGACCAAAACAGGCAGCCCTTTGAGGACAATTCCATCGACAGAAAAGAGTCAATTGCTCTCCTTGCGACAGATCGTTCCTCCGGGATTCTTGACTCATATGTTTGCGGTGGAATCTAACAGCGGCTGCGCTTCATGA
- a CDS encoding DUF3391 domain-containing protein, with protein sequence MPTTRVPISELQIGMYVAALDLPWYRSPFLRHCFKVEGHAQIEKLLRAGVKTVEIDLDRGIAPRPPQATADQQPALLHTPSVPHKKPIKTLAQLNEEYAQATLAKQQLTHSVQSVFTRITSTGTVNPQQAADAVHEITIVTRTLTPSSIFMALSQNRAGDPMLSQHALTTCTLALILGQTFQYNPLELQELATAALLHDIGLLQVDPTLLRLAHADRRLSPSQQCEFETHPRVGARTLQQAGGIEMPVLELIANHHAYLDGSGYPKETRGACTSDRTRILMIVDRYDELLNGFSGATPLPSHRTFQQLYQEARQNKLDQQFLSAFIGLVGIYPVHSHVRLNTKEQGVVTTLNQEALHQPIVTITHQPEGTTYPDPFTVNLADQPNEPQPRAIEAVIDT encoded by the coding sequence ATGCCAACGACGCGCGTTCCCATCAGCGAACTGCAGATCGGAATGTACGTTGCTGCCTTAGACCTTCCCTGGTACCGGTCCCCCTTCCTTCGTCATTGCTTCAAAGTGGAAGGCCACGCACAAATTGAGAAGTTGCTCCGCGCCGGGGTTAAGACGGTCGAGATCGATCTTGACCGTGGGATCGCCCCTCGCCCACCGCAAGCCACGGCAGACCAACAACCAGCCCTGCTCCACACACCGTCAGTTCCACACAAAAAACCGATCAAAACACTTGCCCAACTTAATGAAGAATATGCTCAAGCCACCCTGGCGAAACAGCAACTCACTCACTCTGTTCAATCTGTGTTCACACGGATTACCAGTACTGGAACGGTCAATCCTCAACAGGCCGCTGACGCAGTCCACGAAATCACGATTGTGACCAGAACGCTCACCCCGTCATCCATCTTCATGGCATTGAGTCAGAATCGAGCCGGCGACCCAATGCTCAGTCAGCATGCCCTCACCACCTGTACGTTGGCACTGATCCTCGGACAAACATTTCAGTACAACCCCTTGGAGCTGCAAGAACTGGCGACGGCCGCGCTCCTACATGACATCGGACTGCTGCAAGTTGACCCCACCCTCCTTCGCCTAGCCCATGCCGACCGACGCCTTTCCCCATCTCAGCAGTGCGAGTTTGAGACCCACCCACGTGTCGGTGCACGCACATTACAACAAGCAGGCGGCATCGAGATGCCCGTCCTCGAGCTGATCGCCAACCATCACGCCTATCTTGATGGCAGCGGCTATCCGAAAGAAACACGGGGAGCATGTACCTCAGACCGCACTAGAATCCTCATGATCGTCGATCGGTATGATGAATTGCTGAACGGGTTTAGCGGAGCCACCCCGCTGCCTTCACACCGAACATTTCAGCAGCTCTACCAAGAAGCGCGACAGAACAAGCTCGATCAACAATTCTTGTCGGCATTTATTGGGTTAGTGGGTATTTACCCGGTGCATAGTCACGTGCGGCTGAACACAAAAGAGCAAGGCGTGGTGACGACGCTGAATCAAGAGGCACTGCATCAGCCGATCGTCACCATCACGCATCAGCCGGAAGGCACGACCTATCCAGACCCGTTCACCGTCAATCTAGCGGACCAACCCAATGAGCCTCAGCCTCGTGCCATCGAAGCGGTCATCGATACATGA
- a CDS encoding response regulator transcription factor — translation MARHSTKTKKATRHLTPTTRHPKSSVSITPRQREILRLVALGHTNREIAGSLGISVRTVEVHRFNLMRRLNVRNVAQLLRQALQQNLLPRNFGTK, via the coding sequence ATGGCAAGACACTCTACGAAGACAAAAAAAGCGACAAGACATCTCACACCAACCACCCGCCACCCCAAGTCCTCGGTGTCCATCACACCCAGGCAACGTGAAATCTTGCGACTCGTCGCGCTTGGCCATACCAACCGCGAAATCGCCGGATCATTGGGAATCAGCGTGAGGACGGTTGAGGTTCATCGCTTCAACTTGATGCGTCGGCTCAACGTTCGAAACGTGGCCCAGCTGCTACGCCAAGCTTTGCAGCAAAATCTCTTGCCTCGCAATTTCGGCACCAAATGA
- a CDS encoding zinc ribbon domain-containing protein: MPIYEYLCRACNRRNAILTLTPHRNDPALCRHCGSSKMDRLLSRFSAPKSEEARLESLADPATLGGLDESEPRSVARLMKKMGQELGEDVSDVEAMLDEPSGDDTAGSPTDDL, from the coding sequence ATGCCGATCTATGAGTACCTCTGCCGAGCATGCAACAGACGCAATGCAATCCTGACATTGACCCCCCATCGAAACGATCCGGCGCTGTGTCGGCATTGTGGCAGTTCGAAGATGGACCGCCTGCTCTCCCGATTCTCCGCTCCCAAATCAGAGGAGGCCAGGCTCGAATCCCTTGCCGATCCCGCCACCCTCGGCGGACTAGATGAATCAGAGCCTCGCAGCGTCGCCCGGCTCATGAAGAAAATGGGACAGGAGTTGGGTGAAGACGTCAGCGACGTCGAAGCCATGCTGGACGAACCGAGCGGAGACGACACAGCAGGTTCCCCTACCGACGACCTCTGA
- a CDS encoding ComF family protein: MATTYSPRHVCPPCTQHPPSYTRAWTLYPYTPPLQDAIRLLKYEGKVSLATPLAKLMINSLPRLDAIDLIIPVPLHHERLCQREFNQALLLADQIGRHLNISLSYSNLVRTTSTPPQTSLSRKSRLKNLRHAFVVRHPAQLMHKRILLIDDVFTTGTTVNECAKTLRRSGSADVFVITLARTIDQNLIPDRTQSQAPYPLFSH; encoded by the coding sequence GTGGCCACCACCTACAGTCCCCGACATGTCTGCCCTCCCTGCACCCAACATCCACCCTCCTATACACGAGCCTGGACGCTGTATCCCTATACCCCTCCACTCCAAGACGCGATCCGACTCTTGAAGTACGAGGGGAAAGTGTCCTTGGCGACACCCCTCGCCAAGCTGATGATCAACTCACTTCCCCGACTGGATGCCATCGACCTGATCATCCCAGTACCCTTACACCACGAACGGCTCTGCCAGCGGGAATTCAACCAGGCACTGCTGCTCGCAGACCAGATCGGACGGCACCTGAATATTTCCCTCTCCTATTCCAATCTGGTCCGTACCACTTCCACGCCACCCCAGACGTCCCTCTCTCGTAAAAGCCGGCTCAAAAATCTACGTCACGCATTTGTCGTACGGCATCCTGCTCAACTCATGCACAAACGTATTCTCCTCATTGACGATGTCTTTACCACCGGCACAACCGTCAATGAATGTGCCAAGACCCTGCGCCGATCCGGCTCGGCCGACGTCTTTGTCATCACCTTAGCACGAACCATCGATCAGAATCTGATCCCTGACCGTACGCAATCTCAAGCTCCCTATCCATTGTTCAGTCATTGA
- a CDS encoding ABC transporter permease has product MLSFIKVVFLILISHLRQWPLRTVLTIGGVALGVSASVAVRTANVDVLRSFEQTVLTVAGPTTLEVSGGEAGLDEQLMTRLRAVPGVTSVSPVIIQTAVQMKDNQPGQATQVLGLDLLAEFNTRGFRVSQPTTERQMLEMIHPRSVFVGDKLATDWKVSVGDEVQLLIGTARCRCRVAGILHGESDRSSSWERLAVMDIAAAQVTFGMVGLVDRIDVVTAPSLSVEEVADKVRAVLPPHVTVERPTSRTSQVEQMIRAFRLNLTVLSWVGLLVGMFLIYNTMAFAVAQRRREIGIYRAVGMTQGRVAVLFLIEAGLFGLVGGLVGSVAGMVLAQQLIALLSRTISDLYVPVSVGGEESFWTGPWLTMGLEGVLIGCVVSMIGAIGPSVDASRTATVRALAPGDYEASQQLRVGRLAVMGCVLLGVAGLLSWPGPIQGVPVLGYIATLCLLAGLACVAPLCVTRGGDHRRPIGSTAGLHGVMRSIAVEHASRNPGRNGVTVSAFMVGLAIMIGVLVMVRSFRHTVEVWVADTVLADVVVAPSLWLRGTEIGTIGRSLPQSWTATLSSIPEVAAVDTYRDVRMTVNGHRVAVVSRDLRLHAQWSQYLVRSGDSSAHLNRAAEIGGLLVSEVLANRLGVQEGSTLEIMTPGGVRQFPIVAVFYDYSTDGGKLLMDRALYQSLWHDELVTVFPVYLRERASLDRVRTQIIEQLSVATNGGLPPLVISNTELRKEILEIFDRTFLLTYVLETIAVIIAMLGIVNTLITSVLERRREFATLRAIGGSSAQIRQLVLWEAIYLGAIGIALGLIGGGLLSLLLIKVINRQSFGWTIQMIVPIGSLLQAVALAVLATLVAGYFPARWAARQPVVEGLRDE; this is encoded by the coding sequence ATGCTGTCCTTCATTAAAGTCGTTTTTCTCATCCTGATCTCGCACCTGCGACAATGGCCTTTGCGGACCGTACTGACGATCGGTGGTGTGGCTCTTGGAGTATCGGCGTCGGTCGCCGTTCGTACGGCCAATGTGGATGTATTGCGTTCATTCGAGCAAACGGTATTGACCGTCGCCGGCCCTACCACTTTGGAAGTGTCAGGAGGCGAGGCGGGGCTTGATGAGCAACTCATGACACGACTGCGTGCCGTGCCCGGCGTGACTTCGGTGTCCCCCGTGATCATTCAAACAGCCGTTCAGATGAAAGACAATCAACCTGGCCAGGCAACACAAGTGCTTGGTCTGGATCTGTTGGCTGAATTCAATACTCGGGGATTTCGCGTGAGTCAGCCGACGACGGAACGCCAGATGCTGGAGATGATCCACCCGCGCTCGGTGTTTGTGGGGGACAAGCTGGCGACCGACTGGAAGGTATCGGTCGGGGATGAGGTTCAGCTTCTTATCGGGACCGCTCGCTGTCGCTGTCGAGTTGCGGGAATCCTTCACGGCGAATCGGATCGGAGTTCGTCTTGGGAACGCCTGGCGGTCATGGATATCGCTGCCGCTCAAGTGACCTTCGGCATGGTCGGTCTGGTCGATCGGATCGACGTAGTGACCGCTCCAAGTCTATCCGTCGAGGAGGTGGCGGATAAGGTGCGAGCTGTCCTGCCTCCGCACGTGACGGTGGAGCGGCCTACAAGCCGGACAAGTCAGGTTGAGCAAATGATCCGCGCCTTCCGTCTGAATCTCACGGTGCTCAGTTGGGTCGGCCTGTTGGTCGGGATGTTCTTAATCTACAACACCATGGCCTTTGCTGTTGCGCAGAGACGACGGGAGATCGGCATCTATCGAGCTGTGGGGATGACTCAGGGACGGGTGGCCGTTCTGTTTCTTATTGAAGCGGGGCTGTTCGGTCTTGTCGGAGGTCTCGTCGGAAGTGTGGCAGGAATGGTGTTGGCGCAACAGCTGATCGCGCTGTTGAGTCGAACGATCTCGGATCTCTATGTTCCGGTGAGTGTCGGTGGAGAGGAATCTTTTTGGACTGGGCCATGGCTCACGATGGGTTTGGAAGGCGTCCTTATTGGTTGCGTGGTGTCCATGATTGGAGCTATTGGGCCCAGTGTGGATGCCAGCCGGACGGCGACGGTTCGTGCCCTTGCTCCAGGAGATTACGAGGCGAGTCAGCAGTTGCGAGTGGGCCGTCTCGCTGTCATGGGATGCGTATTGCTTGGCGTGGCAGGACTCCTCAGTTGGCCAGGGCCGATTCAGGGGGTTCCGGTCTTGGGTTACATCGCGACGCTCTGTCTCTTAGCTGGGTTGGCGTGTGTCGCACCGTTGTGTGTGACGAGGGGGGGAGATCATCGTCGACCAATCGGTTCGACAGCCGGCTTGCATGGGGTGATGAGATCGATTGCAGTCGAGCATGCGTCCAGAAACCCAGGTCGAAACGGCGTCACCGTCTCAGCGTTCATGGTGGGGTTGGCAATCATGATCGGGGTATTGGTCATGGTTCGTAGCTTTCGACATACCGTGGAAGTCTGGGTCGCCGATACGGTTCTGGCTGATGTGGTTGTGGCACCGTCACTCTGGTTACGTGGCACGGAGATCGGCACTATCGGACGAAGTCTGCCGCAGTCATGGACGGCCACTCTGTCCTCGATCCCTGAGGTGGCGGCAGTCGATACCTACCGCGATGTGCGGATGACGGTGAACGGCCACCGCGTGGCGGTCGTCTCCCGGGATCTGCGCCTACATGCCCAGTGGAGCCAGTATCTGGTTCGAAGCGGGGATTCATCGGCGCATCTCAATCGAGCAGCTGAGATCGGTGGTCTGCTCGTTTCAGAAGTGTTGGCCAACCGGTTAGGCGTGCAGGAAGGGTCCACCCTTGAAATCATGACGCCGGGTGGTGTGAGGCAGTTTCCCATCGTGGCGGTGTTTTATGACTATTCAACGGACGGGGGCAAACTCCTCATGGATCGAGCCCTCTATCAGTCGCTGTGGCACGACGAGTTAGTGACCGTCTTCCCTGTGTATTTGCGCGAGCGGGCTAGTCTGGATCGTGTGCGAACTCAGATCATTGAACAATTGAGCGTCGCGACCAACGGCGGACTTCCGCCATTGGTTATCAGTAATACGGAGCTGCGGAAAGAAATCCTTGAGATTTTTGATCGGACATTTCTGCTGACCTACGTCTTAGAGACCATCGCCGTTATCATTGCCATGTTGGGAATCGTGAACACCCTCATCACCTCCGTACTGGAACGACGCCGAGAGTTCGCCACCCTCCGGGCCATTGGTGGCAGCTCGGCGCAGATCCGGCAACTGGTACTCTGGGAAGCCATCTACCTGGGTGCGATAGGAATCGCGCTGGGACTCATTGGGGGGGGGCTGCTGTCGCTGTTGCTGATCAAAGTGATCAACAGGCAATCATTCGGATGGACTATTCAGATGATTGTTCCAATCGGCTCACTCCTCCAGGCTGTGGCGCTTGCCGTATTAGCCACATTAGTGGCTGGGTATTTTCCAGCTCGATGGGCTGCACGGCAACCGGTCGTTGAGGGATTGAGAGATGAATAG
- a CDS encoding ABC transporter ATP-binding protein, which yields MVTIRQLSKTYSRGDAMVTALHEVDLEIREGEFCAFVGPSGCGKSTLLNLVAGLDHPTSGDIVIDGRSTRTLNSQDWTTMRRDTIGIVFQAFHLVHGLTAEENVALPLMLRGEPRRDIAARVDELLQRVGMSHRRGHRPGELSGGEQQRVAIARALAHRPRLLLADEPTGNVDSHQGAEIMALIRGLAQSGGQTVLLVTHSPQAALAADYTWAMCDGRLVSRTASSAQSVLPS from the coding sequence ATGGTCACGATCAGGCAGCTGTCGAAGACATATTCTCGTGGTGATGCTATGGTGACGGCGTTGCACGAGGTGGATCTTGAGATTCGGGAGGGTGAATTCTGTGCGTTTGTCGGTCCGAGCGGGTGCGGGAAAAGCACGCTCCTGAATCTTGTGGCTGGGCTGGATCACCCGACTTCGGGGGACATTGTGATCGATGGACGGTCCACGAGGACGCTGAACAGCCAAGACTGGACAACCATGCGGCGAGACACAATCGGAATCGTGTTTCAGGCCTTCCATCTTGTTCATGGGCTGACGGCTGAGGAGAATGTCGCACTGCCGTTAATGTTGCGGGGAGAACCGAGACGTGATATTGCCGCGCGAGTCGATGAATTGTTGCAACGGGTCGGTATGAGCCATCGTCGGGGCCATCGCCCGGGTGAACTCTCGGGCGGAGAGCAGCAGCGAGTGGCGATTGCGCGGGCATTAGCCCACCGGCCACGACTTCTCTTGGCCGATGAACCGACCGGCAATGTGGATTCGCATCAAGGGGCAGAGATCATGGCGCTGATACGGGGGCTCGCACAGTCAGGAGGGCAGACGGTGCTGTTGGTGACCCATAGTCCACAGGCGGCTTTGGCGGCTGACTATACCTGGGCAATGTGTGACGGCAGGTTGGTGTCACGCACCGCCTCTTCTGCTCAATCGGTGCTGCCATCATGA
- a CDS encoding dihydroorotate oxidase: MNFSTTIAGVTFPSCFMNAAGALCVTREELEALGRSVAGAIVTKSMTIEARIGNPEPRYYGFSDGSINSMGLPNLGYRAYAELIPQLKRFGKPVIASVAGLTEEDFPTIAETINAAQPDLIEVNLSCPNIPGKPQIGYDADASERVLKKVRPKITVPMGVKLPPYFDPAHHQVMGTMLGRCGIDFLNLINSVGNGLVVDSERETVVIKPKGGFGGLGGRLIKPVALANVRAFYKFFGGKMPIIGTGGVMGGGDAFEHILCGASAIQVGTVLVEEGLEVFPRLEAELGAVLARQGYRSIQDCRGRLKEL; encoded by the coding sequence ATGAATTTTTCCACGACGATCGCGGGGGTGACGTTTCCCAGTTGTTTTATGAACGCAGCTGGTGCGCTCTGTGTCACGAGAGAAGAGCTGGAGGCGCTAGGACGGTCCGTCGCAGGGGCGATCGTCACCAAGTCGATGACGATCGAGGCGCGTATTGGGAATCCGGAGCCTCGGTATTATGGATTTTCTGACGGCTCCATCAATTCAATGGGCCTGCCTAATCTGGGTTATCGGGCGTATGCCGAGTTGATTCCGCAACTCAAGCGATTTGGTAAGCCCGTCATCGCCAGTGTGGCCGGACTGACCGAGGAAGATTTTCCGACGATTGCCGAAACGATTAATGCGGCACAGCCGGATCTTATCGAAGTGAACTTGTCTTGTCCTAACATCCCCGGTAAGCCTCAGATTGGGTATGATGCGGACGCTTCAGAACGGGTACTCAAGAAGGTACGTCCGAAGATCACGGTTCCTATGGGAGTCAAGCTCCCCCCCTACTTTGACCCAGCCCATCATCAGGTGATGGGGACTATGCTAGGGCGATGTGGAATTGACTTTCTGAATCTGATCAATTCAGTCGGCAATGGACTGGTGGTTGATTCGGAACGGGAGACGGTCGTGATCAAGCCGAAAGGTGGATTTGGCGGGTTGGGCGGGCGACTCATCAAGCCTGTGGCCTTGGCGAACGTCCGTGCCTTCTATAAGTTTTTTGGAGGAAAGATGCCCATCATCGGCACGGGTGGTGTGATGGGTGGCGGTGATGCCTTTGAACACATTCTCTGTGGTGCATCGGCGATTCAGGTTGGGACGGTGCTCGTAGAGGAGGGGTTGGAGGTCTTCCCTCGTTTAGAGGCAGAACTCGGGGCGGTGTTAGCTCGACAGGGATACCGATCGATTCAAGATTGCCGCGGACGCCTCAAGGAACTTTAG
- a CDS encoding RusA family crossover junction endodeoxyribonuclease: MPSRQRRNIAFSSSAFFSNTSRRRKTRAGLRFISTGSLKPSADSATSIRSNTITTDHIPPHPAMITANSLTLTLPVPPSINHQYATVNGRRLLSSKGRAYKEEVAQQVWVVLAQSPSARAFRDRLRSGPLALSIQFFFATSLRRDLDGGLKIAQDAVCEGLGVNDNRITETHLYKHVDKTNPRIEVALSCLLPSPHEC, translated from the coding sequence ATGCCATCACGCCAGCGACGGAACATTGCATTCTCCTCCAGTGCCTTTTTCTCAAACACAAGCCGACGTCGCAAAACGCGTGCTGGACTCCGGTTTATTTCTACCGGCTCGCTGAAGCCCTCTGCCGATTCCGCCACATCGATTCGATCAAACACCATCACCACCGACCACATTCCACCTCACCCCGCGATGATCACCGCCAACAGCCTGACGCTTACGTTACCGGTCCCCCCCAGCATCAATCATCAATATGCCACGGTAAACGGACGCCGACTGCTCTCCTCCAAGGGTCGTGCCTATAAGGAGGAGGTTGCTCAACAGGTGTGGGTGGTCTTGGCTCAATCACCCTCTGCACGAGCCTTTCGAGACCGCCTGCGATCCGGCCCACTCGCCCTCTCGATCCAGTTCTTTTTTGCCACGTCATTGCGGCGCGATCTGGATGGAGGACTCAAAATCGCCCAAGACGCCGTCTGTGAGGGTCTCGGCGTCAACGACAATCGTATCACCGAGACCCATCTCTACAAGCACGTCGACAAGACGAACCCCCGGATTGAAGTCGCTCTTTCCTGCCTCCTCCCCTCACCGCACGAGTGCTGA
- a CDS encoding helix-turn-helix domain-containing protein — MAKIPKNELMTAEDTCRFLKMTQPTLYRYLRSGQIPAFKLGNEWRFIRMDLEQWIRDGGIRPSVNS, encoded by the coding sequence ATGGCCAAGATTCCCAAGAACGAGCTGATGACAGCTGAAGATACCTGCCGCTTCCTCAAGATGACACAGCCGACACTCTATCGGTATCTTCGGAGCGGGCAGATCCCTGCGTTCAAGCTCGGTAACGAATGGCGATTCATTCGTATGGATCTTGAACAATGGATCCGAGACGGCGGAATCAGACCTTCCGTCAATTCCTAA